The following coding sequences lie in one Kitasatospora azatica KCTC 9699 genomic window:
- a CDS encoding glycerophosphodiester phosphodiesterase, which translates to MTRTLAVAHRGDPYRFRENTLPSIAAAFAAGADAVEVDVQLTRDRVPVLLHDPTLKRLWGLDRPVGALTSAQLADQRFEAGQSVPTLTEALKLTAESPAGRLLIDLDEPGPAAAAWQAVTELGAEEQVLFCGPATAMLAVRELAAEVPIALTWKQPTLPAPTLLADLRPRYLNPPFGLVDRALVERAGAAGLLVSTWTVDLRRTMRRMCELGAASVTSNRIGVLRSELDRSARRAGQAGRG; encoded by the coding sequence ATGACCCGCACCCTGGCTGTCGCGCACCGCGGCGACCCGTACCGGTTCCGCGAGAACACCCTCCCCTCGATCGCCGCCGCCTTCGCCGCCGGCGCCGACGCCGTCGAGGTGGACGTCCAGCTGACCCGCGACCGGGTCCCGGTGCTGCTGCACGACCCCACCCTGAAGCGCCTGTGGGGCCTGGACCGCCCGGTCGGCGCGCTGACCAGCGCTCAACTGGCCGACCAGCGCTTCGAGGCCGGCCAGAGCGTGCCGACCCTGACCGAGGCGCTCAAGCTCACCGCCGAGTCCCCGGCCGGCCGACTGCTCATCGACCTGGACGAGCCGGGCCCCGCCGCAGCCGCCTGGCAGGCCGTCACCGAGCTCGGCGCCGAGGAGCAGGTGCTCTTCTGCGGCCCCGCCACCGCAATGCTCGCGGTCCGCGAACTGGCCGCCGAGGTGCCGATCGCGCTCACCTGGAAGCAGCCCACCCTGCCGGCCCCGACGCTGCTCGCCGACCTGCGCCCGCGCTACCTCAACCCGCCGTTCGGCCTGGTGGACCGGGCCCTGGTGGAGCGGGCCGGCGCCGCGGGCCTGCTGGTCAGCACCTGGACGGTGGACCTGCGGCGCACCATGCGCCGGATGTGCGAGCTCGGCGCCGCCTCGGTGACCTCCAACCGGATCGGCGTGCTGCGCTCCGAACTCGACCGGTCCGCCCGCCGCGCGGGCCAGGCCGGGCGCGGATGA
- a CDS encoding TOBE domain-containing protein: MGQPGRSVNHYRIGEAAAMLGVSSDTMRRWVDAGRVAAERDEHGHRIIPGEQLAAFARELAKPGAAEAEGRPSSARNRFPGIVTQVVLGDVAAQVEIQAGPFRVVSLISRDSAEELGLVPGAPAIAVIKSTNVMIERS; the protein is encoded by the coding sequence ATGGGCCAGCCGGGCCGGTCCGTCAACCACTACCGCATCGGTGAGGCCGCAGCCATGCTCGGCGTCAGCTCCGACACCATGCGCCGCTGGGTCGACGCCGGTCGGGTGGCGGCCGAGCGCGACGAGCACGGGCATCGGATCATCCCCGGCGAGCAGCTGGCGGCCTTCGCCCGCGAGCTGGCCAAGCCGGGCGCGGCCGAGGCCGAGGGGCGCCCGTCCTCGGCGCGCAACCGGTTCCCCGGCATCGTCACGCAGGTGGTGCTCGGCGATGTGGCCGCCCAGGTGGAGATCCAGGCCGGGCCGTTCCGGGTGGTCTCGTTGATCAGCCGGGACTCCGCCGAGGAGCTGGGCCTGGTGCCAGGAGCCCCCGCGATCGCGGTCATCAAGTCCACCAATGTGATGATCGAGCGCAGCTGA